A single Pirellulales bacterium DNA region contains:
- a CDS encoding PSD1 and planctomycete cytochrome C domain-containing protein: MMLLATTAACAFAVMPSIRATAEPALPAEKSTTTDGAPIAPEHVEFFEQKIRPVLVTHCYECHSMPGKAKAGLRLDSRAGVLAGGESGPALVVGKPQESLLLAALRHEGLEMPPTGKLSADVIADFARWIELGAPDPRSADGTTPAALKTIDLETARQHWAFQPVAVRGIPPVQDAQWPSCDIDRFILAKLEAVGLHPADDAPRDVWLRRVTFDLIGLPPTPAEQADFGNDTAPAAYERVVDRLLASPRFGERWGRHWLDVARYGESTGKDRNAPYAQAWRYRNWVIDAVNADKPYDQFLIEQLAGDLLPAMTTEQRNAQLTATGFLAVGLKGLNEFNPEAYLLEVADEQIDVTSRSMLGLTVACARCHDHKFDPIPTTDYYALAGIFRSSEVHDGVTPSRLAGDPKRLLPLASDQPEPAALTAARQAMLDLETQCAEAQNEIARLRRENQTDLKPTQQRRKILEENYNLSSSAYFAAAADAVVMAVTDRTPPMDIAVRIRGEVQQLGAQVPRDVLTIIKPLVSATMPVDSSGRLQLARWIASPDNPLTARVAVNRAWSKLFGVGIVATGDNFGLQCEEPAHAALLDNLALRFVQEGWSLRTLLRELVLSRTYRQGSQENDPRGADVDGMNQLLWHFPRRRLEAEAIRDAVLVVSGRLDFDRPAGSPVGQLGTMELTAGANVKAILEANRNRSVYLPLVRGHV; the protein is encoded by the coding sequence ATGATGCTACTAGCGACGACCGCAGCATGTGCCTTCGCCGTTATGCCGTCGATACGCGCTACGGCAGAGCCGGCGTTGCCGGCAGAGAAATCTACCACGACCGACGGTGCGCCGATCGCGCCTGAACACGTCGAGTTCTTCGAACAGAAAATCCGGCCCGTGTTGGTTACGCATTGCTATGAATGTCATAGCATGCCCGGCAAGGCCAAAGCCGGGCTGCGATTGGACTCGCGGGCCGGTGTGCTCGCCGGCGGCGAATCGGGACCGGCCCTGGTTGTCGGCAAGCCACAGGAAAGTCTGCTGCTTGCGGCGCTACGGCACGAAGGCCTGGAGATGCCTCCGACGGGCAAGCTCTCTGCCGACGTGATCGCCGATTTTGCCCGCTGGATCGAGCTCGGTGCCCCCGATCCGCGCAGCGCCGACGGCACGACGCCCGCCGCCCTTAAGACCATCGACCTCGAAACGGCGCGCCAGCATTGGGCCTTTCAACCCGTCGCCGTGCGGGGAATACCGCCGGTGCAAGATGCGCAGTGGCCATCTTGCGATATCGACCGATTCATTCTGGCCAAACTCGAGGCGGTCGGCCTGCACCCGGCCGACGACGCGCCGCGCGATGTATGGTTGCGGCGCGTTACGTTCGACTTGATTGGCTTACCACCCACGCCGGCTGAGCAAGCAGACTTCGGCAACGACACAGCGCCGGCGGCCTACGAACGAGTTGTCGATCGACTGCTGGCCAGTCCTCGATTCGGCGAACGTTGGGGCCGGCACTGGCTCGACGTGGCGCGGTATGGCGAAAGCACCGGCAAGGACCGCAATGCGCCGTATGCCCAGGCGTGGCGCTATCGCAATTGGGTCATTGACGCAGTCAATGCCGACAAGCCGTACGATCAGTTTCTGATCGAGCAACTGGCTGGCGATCTGCTGCCCGCTATGACGACTGAGCAGCGCAACGCTCAATTGACAGCCACCGGCTTTCTGGCGGTGGGCTTGAAAGGCTTGAACGAGTTCAATCCCGAAGCGTACCTGCTGGAAGTTGCCGACGAGCAAATCGACGTCACCAGCCGGTCGATGCTGGGGCTGACTGTCGCCTGTGCCCGCTGTCACGATCATAAGTTTGACCCCATTCCTACCACCGATTATTACGCGCTGGCCGGCATCTTTCGCAGCAGCGAAGTTCACGACGGCGTGACACCCAGTCGCCTGGCAGGCGACCCGAAACGTCTCCTTCCGTTGGCGTCTGACCAACCGGAGCCAGCAGCGCTGACCGCCGCACGGCAGGCCATGCTCGACCTGGAAACGCAGTGCGCTGAAGCTCAAAACGAAATCGCCCGACTGCGCCGCGAGAATCAGACCGACCTCAAGCCGACGCAGCAGCGCCGCAAGATCCTGGAAGAAAACTACAACCTCTCATCGTCCGCATATTTTGCCGCGGCTGCCGACGCCGTCGTCATGGCCGTTACCGATCGGACGCCGCCGATGGACATCGCCGTGCGCATCCGGGGCGAAGTGCAACAGCTCGGCGCGCAGGTGCCGCGCGATGTCTTGACCATCATCAAGCCGCTCGTATCCGCGACGATGCCGGTAGACTCGAGCGGCCGCCTGCAACTGGCCCGCTGGATCGCCTCGCCCGACAATCCCTTGACCGCGCGAGTGGCCGTCAACCGCGCCTGGTCGAAACTTTTCGGGGTCGGCATCGTCGCGACCGGGGATAATTTCGGATTGCAGTGCGAAGAACCGGCGCACGCCGCGCTACTGGACAATCTCGCCTTACGATTCGTCCAAGAAGGTTGGAGCCTGCGCACGTTGCTGCGTGAGCTGGTGCTCTCTCGCACCTACCGGCAGGGCTCGCAAGAAAACGACCCGCGGGGGGCGGACGTCGACGGCATGAATCAGTTGCTGTGGCATTTTCCCCGCCGACGCTTGGAAGCAGAGGCCATTCGCGACGCGGTTCTGGTCGTCAGCGGCCGACTGGATTTCGACCGTCCCGCCGGATCACCCGTAGGACAGTTGGGCACGATGGAGCTGACAGCCGGCGCAAACGTGAAGGCTATCTTGGAAGCGAACCGGAACCGCAGTGTTTATCTGCCCCTGGTGCGTGGTCACGTG
- a CDS encoding PEP-CTERM sorting domain-containing protein, producing the protein MIALVAIGARPALAVDSNFTPAGVAGPNSYSWNTSANWDAGVPNAAGDTATFVAPADSAVRTVDLTNNVTLGTLRFTNDNSNNPQETILSSSTGSKLIFLGSATGGAGVITSARATGSGDAQESGNEIAMPIQIGLNDGNAAHAAQLFLNVGYRRDSQTGLALSSGISGDANSTLYLNNQGQIGNTTGFGYANVTIASSPFFQGNTMVTAGGLRITDNSLPNAGNVTVGFGGQFDIDGTPANVSLGSSSTLTLSGPGKVTSAGAGHGFGFDGALRYQSTSGTTNFNSPIDFNGGQVWTSGLGAGAGIFVNASVSSVGTLNLEKQVTGSNNANGTNRALTKEGGGVLQLSSPIGSFYEGGTWVREGSLLIDNVGGSGSATGRRFVTVAPGATLGGAGAIDTTLTLTNNFEPLTSNSNMTPNGTRAVTIAGTLAPGLSPQDAPAFGNIGLMNITTDLLAFTSTGTLQIDLGGTTAGTTYDRVQETGAAQLAGTLQIRLTNGYQPSLGDSFTVLRYTSETGDFSNYLGTYLGGFLSLHHTLTATGLVLTARPAQDGDISLDGIVNGLDINQVASNWLKTGPAGDVNGDGIVNGLDVNIIATNWLHSYNPGGGSGSGTATSVPEPTAGVLALVGFAFAAAWRRRATSTRK; encoded by the coding sequence ATGATCGCGCTCGTTGCGATTGGCGCGCGTCCGGCCCTGGCTGTCGACTCGAACTTTACTCCAGCCGGCGTCGCCGGGCCGAATAGTTATTCATGGAACACCTCGGCAAACTGGGACGCCGGCGTGCCCAACGCTGCCGGCGATACGGCCACGTTCGTCGCGCCGGCCGATTCTGCCGTACGCACGGTCGATCTGACGAACAACGTCACATTAGGCACGTTGCGGTTTACCAACGACAACTCCAACAATCCGCAAGAAACGATCCTGTCGAGCTCGACCGGCAGCAAGTTGATTTTTCTGGGGAGCGCGACGGGCGGCGCGGGGGTCATCACCAGCGCCCGCGCCACGGGTAGCGGCGACGCCCAGGAAAGCGGCAATGAAATTGCCATGCCCATTCAGATTGGTTTGAATGACGGCAACGCGGCACATGCTGCCCAATTGTTCTTGAATGTCGGCTACCGGCGCGACAGCCAAACGGGCCTGGCGCTTTCAAGCGGTATCAGCGGTGACGCCAATAGCACGCTCTACCTGAACAATCAGGGGCAAATCGGCAATACGACGGGCTTCGGCTATGCCAACGTGACGATCGCCAGCTCGCCATTTTTCCAAGGTAATACCATGGTCACCGCAGGTGGCCTGCGGATTACCGACAACAGTCTGCCCAATGCCGGCAATGTAACCGTGGGATTTGGCGGCCAGTTCGACATCGACGGCACGCCGGCCAATGTCAGCCTCGGTTCCAGCAGCACCCTCACGCTCAGCGGTCCAGGCAAAGTAACCTCGGCCGGCGCCGGTCACGGCTTCGGATTCGATGGCGCTTTGCGATACCAAAGCACCTCCGGCACGACCAACTTCAATTCGCCCATCGACTTCAATGGCGGCCAGGTCTGGACCAGTGGTTTAGGTGCTGGAGCCGGCATCTTTGTCAATGCGTCCGTTTCGTCTGTCGGCACCCTCAACCTGGAAAAGCAAGTCACCGGCAGTAACAACGCTAACGGAACGAACCGCGCGTTGACCAAAGAAGGGGGCGGCGTCCTGCAATTGAGCAGCCCCATCGGCAGCTTCTACGAAGGTGGCACCTGGGTTCGCGAAGGAAGCCTGTTGATCGACAACGTGGGCGGTTCTGGCTCGGCGACCGGTCGCCGCTTTGTCACCGTCGCCCCTGGCGCCACGCTGGGCGGTGCCGGTGCGATTGATACAACTCTGACGCTCACCAACAACTTCGAGCCGCTCACTTCGAACTCCAACATGACGCCCAACGGCACGCGGGCCGTGACGATCGCCGGCACATTGGCGCCAGGTTTGAGCCCGCAAGACGCACCGGCTTTCGGCAATATCGGCTTGATGAATATCACAACTGACCTGCTGGCATTCACCAGCACCGGAACGCTACAGATCGACCTCGGCGGTACGACGGCGGGCACGACCTACGATCGGGTGCAGGAAACAGGAGCCGCACAACTTGCCGGCACGCTCCAAATACGTTTGACCAACGGCTACCAGCCGTCGTTGGGCGATTCGTTCACCGTCTTGCGGTACACGTCCGAGACGGGCGACTTCAGCAACTACTTGGGGACGTATCTCGGTGGCTTTCTGTCGTTGCACCACACGCTCACGGCGACCGGCCTGGTACTGACGGCACGCCCAGCACAGGATGGAGATATCTCGCTGGACGGCATCGTGAATGGTCTGGATATCAACCAGGTGGCTAGCAACTGGTTGAAGACGGGCCCCGCCGGCGACGTCAACGGAGATGGCATCGTCAACGGCCTGGACGTTAACATCATCGCCACCAACTGGTTGCATTCGTATAACCCTGGGGGTGGCTCGGGAAGTGGCACAGCAACGTCGGTGCCAGAACCCACCGCCGGTGTGTTGGCCCTCGTCGGCTTCGCATTCGCCGCCGCGTGGCGCCGTCGTGCAACTAGTACGCGAAAATAG
- a CDS encoding autotransporter-associated beta strand repeat-containing protein → MCLCLALVALERRCTAQQTFVPTTTGTYSWIQSGNWSPTFPVFPDGQNAVAQFVGLSTDAIRTVELDKDIVLGALTLYNPSQQGGYGVTLTSGGDGTNELFFVSFGSNSKIENRIGPGLQDSSINTLIQVPVVLGSNLDVYGDQRQNDLTGMNLAGGIIGSADRTFTKKNTDSAGSSTMALEANVTIGPSQNFDGKIIVEGGGVHSSGNNLSNATGITVNSGGQFIVDSATPQLYLAGASVLSLSGAGKPGGFAPEGAFRYQDGNNTSDFTNPIQLRNQGATIFVNATDASAGQIGTLVLGNQLSGTDTTQKLIKSGDGTLVLANATGNTYGGGTDVLAGTLRVGNTSGSGTGTGAVNVFSGAQLAGVGSIAGPVTVSDGAILSPGDSAANFGVGTLTIDNNVTINGSTAVLSVDLAGSGAFDRLQVNGDAALAGTLDVHLANGFHPALGDSFAVLNFASATGDFNNYAGTNLGGYLELRHTLSLTNLVLTARPALDGDITLDGVVNGLDVNQVATNWLKSGVAGDVNGDGVVNGLDINVIASHWLDVYGGAAGNVAVSVPEPSGGALALMVLLAASFGSGLRRCRRTQSASAFDNLSAAHLVFASMPTLTS, encoded by the coding sequence ATGTGCTTGTGCCTCGCCCTGGTGGCGCTGGAGCGTCGCTGCACCGCCCAGCAGACCTTCGTGCCGACCACAACCGGAACGTACAGCTGGATCCAATCCGGAAATTGGTCTCCGACATTTCCGGTTTTTCCGGATGGACAAAACGCCGTGGCTCAATTCGTCGGCCTGTCGACCGACGCCATTCGCACGGTCGAGTTGGATAAAGACATCGTTCTGGGGGCGTTGACGCTCTACAACCCTTCGCAGCAGGGGGGCTACGGTGTCACGCTCACTAGCGGCGGTGACGGTACGAACGAACTGTTTTTCGTCAGCTTCGGCAGCAACTCGAAAATCGAGAATCGCATCGGCCCCGGTCTGCAGGACAGCAGCATCAACACGTTGATCCAGGTGCCCGTTGTGCTGGGCTCGAACCTGGATGTCTACGGCGATCAGCGGCAGAACGACCTGACGGGAATGAATCTTGCCGGCGGTATCATCGGCTCGGCCGACCGCACTTTCACCAAGAAAAACACCGACTCGGCCGGATCCTCGACCATGGCGCTCGAGGCCAATGTCACGATCGGCCCCTCGCAGAATTTCGATGGCAAGATCATCGTCGAGGGAGGCGGCGTTCACTCCAGCGGCAACAACCTGTCGAACGCCACCGGGATCACGGTTAATTCCGGCGGACAATTCATCGTCGACAGCGCGACACCGCAGCTGTACCTGGCCGGAGCGTCGGTTCTCTCCCTCAGTGGCGCAGGCAAGCCAGGGGGCTTTGCGCCCGAGGGAGCGTTCCGCTACCAGGACGGCAACAATACTTCTGATTTCACGAACCCAATTCAATTGCGCAACCAAGGGGCAACGATCTTCGTCAACGCCACCGACGCCTCGGCCGGTCAGATCGGCACCTTGGTGCTAGGGAACCAACTCTCGGGCACGGATACGACCCAGAAGCTCATCAAGAGCGGCGACGGCACCCTGGTGTTGGCCAACGCAACGGGCAACACATACGGTGGCGGGACAGACGTCCTCGCCGGCACGCTCCGCGTGGGCAATACTTCGGGATCGGGCACGGGCACCGGCGCAGTAAACGTTTTCTCTGGCGCGCAGCTTGCCGGCGTCGGTTCTATCGCCGGGCCCGTGACCGTTTCCGACGGTGCGATCCTCTCGCCGGGAGACTCCGCGGCGAACTTCGGCGTGGGGACGCTCACGATCGATAACAACGTAACGATCAACGGATCGACAGCGGTCCTCTCGGTGGATCTGGCCGGCAGCGGGGCATTCGATCGATTGCAGGTCAACGGCGACGCGGCCTTGGCCGGCACGCTCGATGTTCATTTAGCGAATGGCTTTCATCCGGCGCTGGGGGATTCGTTCGCGGTGCTGAACTTTGCCTCGGCGACCGGCGACTTCAACAACTATGCCGGGACGAATCTCGGCGGATACCTCGAGCTGCGACACACACTGAGTCTAACGAATCTTGTGCTTACCGCACGGCCGGCACTGGACGGCGACATCACCCTCGACGGCGTAGTTAACGGCTTGGACGTCAACCAGGTTGCCACCAATTGGTTGAAATCGGGTGTCGCTGGCGACGTTAACGGCGACGGCGTCGTTAACGGCCTCGATATCAACGTGATCGCGTCGCACTGGCTGGACGTCTACGGGGGCGCCGCCGGCAACGTGGCGGTATCTGTTCCAGAACCCTCAGGCGGCGCGCTCGCTCTGATGGTTTTGCTGGCTGCTTCGTTCGGTTCCGGCCTTCGACGATGTCGCAGGACACAATCGGCATCTGCCTTCGATAACTTGTCCGCAGCGCATCTTGTTTTCGCATCAATGCCCACTCTGACATCTTGA
- a CDS encoding PEP-CTERM sorting domain-containing protein translates to MPFRTNGRQYQQLGLRLMLTVLACSVASRAAAVVTNFTPTTTNTYQWNTAGNWSAGVPNAVADSATFLAPVDSAVRTVNLSNNVTLGTLTFTNDTSNNPQNTILSSDDGSKLILQQTATGGQPTLTSDRPGAASGQALDQGNEIAVPLQLGLDDGVSGHATQLFLNVGFRRDSKIGLSLSGGVIGDKNSAILLNNGGANGTNGHGFANVSIADSPNFQGTINDTAGGIRVTGNNLANAGSVSIGFGGQFQIDSTVSTVNLGSNATLSLSGPGKISSDGATLRGYGPSGALRYESTSGSTTFNSPVDINGGALYTSNTGAGATVFVNTGGTLNLGQEVTGANTSGAANRTLTKEGAGTLILGNDTGNYYEGGTWVRTGSVLIDNATGDSATGRRFVTVEPGATLGGTGTINTNQALTNNVEPFTTITSMTPNGTQAVTIKGNLSPGMPDGNPLTMDIGKMSITTNLLAFASGSTLTAEMLSPTAFDKVMLVNSTANVTIASNVTLNFTIDPSFSGGTVGDFYALIDKAGSSPISGTFANIAEGQTLVVGNDTFQWMYDGGTGNDFGLKLTAVPEPATLSLALLGGLGMLLGYRRRQRGARSSSV, encoded by the coding sequence ATGCCATTCAGAACAAACGGTCGACAGTACCAACAACTCGGGCTGCGCCTGATGTTGACGGTTCTTGCCTGCAGTGTCGCCAGCCGCGCCGCAGCCGTGGTGACGAACTTCACGCCCACCACGACCAACACGTATCAGTGGAACACGGCCGGCAACTGGAGCGCCGGGGTACCCAATGCCGTCGCGGATTCGGCTACGTTCCTGGCTCCTGTCGATTCGGCCGTGCGGACGGTCAACCTGTCGAACAACGTCACGCTCGGCACGCTGACGTTTACGAACGACACCAGCAACAACCCGCAAAACACGATCCTCTCCAGCGACGACGGGAGCAAACTCATCTTGCAACAGACAGCTACCGGTGGGCAACCGACGTTGACCAGCGACCGCCCGGGCGCCGCCAGCGGGCAGGCTCTCGACCAAGGCAACGAGATCGCTGTGCCCCTGCAATTGGGGCTCGACGACGGTGTATCCGGACATGCGACACAGTTGTTTCTGAATGTCGGTTTTCGACGCGATAGCAAGATCGGCCTGTCGTTGTCGGGCGGAGTCATCGGCGACAAAAACAGTGCGATCTTGCTCAATAACGGCGGAGCGAACGGGACCAATGGGCACGGATTCGCCAATGTGTCGATCGCCGATTCACCCAATTTCCAGGGCACGATCAACGACACCGCTGGTGGCATCCGTGTAACCGGTAATAACCTCGCCAATGCCGGCAGCGTGTCGATCGGCTTCGGCGGGCAATTTCAAATCGACAGCACCGTGTCCACTGTCAATCTTGGCAGCAATGCCACGCTATCGTTGAGCGGCCCTGGCAAAATCTCCTCCGACGGCGCGACACTACGCGGCTATGGTCCCAGCGGGGCCCTGCGCTACGAGAGCACGTCCGGTAGCACGACCTTCAATAGCCCCGTCGATATCAACGGCGGCGCGCTCTACACCAGCAACACGGGCGCCGGGGCCACCGTCTTCGTTAATACCGGCGGCACCTTGAACCTCGGGCAGGAAGTGACTGGCGCCAATACTTCCGGCGCTGCCAACCGCACGCTGACCAAAGAAGGTGCCGGCACGCTCATCCTCGGCAACGACACCGGCAATTACTACGAGGGCGGAACCTGGGTGCGCACGGGCAGTGTCCTCATCGACAACGCGACCGGCGATTCCGCAACCGGCCGCCGCTTTGTCACGGTCGAACCAGGCGCCACCTTGGGCGGCACCGGAACGATCAACACCAATCAGGCGCTGACCAACAATGTCGAGCCCTTTACGACCATCACGAGCATGACGCCCAACGGCACGCAGGCGGTCACGATCAAAGGAAACCTGTCGCCGGGCATGCCGGACGGCAATCCATTGACGATGGACATTGGCAAAATGTCGATCACTACCAACCTGCTGGCGTTCGCCAGCGGATCGACGCTGACAGCGGAAATGCTCAGCCCCACCGCGTTCGACAAAGTCATGCTGGTGAACTCGACAGCCAATGTGACGATCGCCAGCAACGTAACGCTGAATTTCACGATCGATCCATCGTTCAGCGGCGGAACGGTCGGTGACTTCTACGCCTTGATCGACAAGGCGGGTAGCTCGCCCATTTCGGGCACATTCGCCAACATTGCCGAAGGCCAGACGTTGGTCGTCGGCAACGATACGTTCCAGTGGATGTACGACGGAGGCACCGGCAACGACTTCGGGTTGAAGCTCACGGCCGTGCCCGAACCGGCCACGTTGTCGTTGGCGCTGCTGGGCGGACTGGGAATGCTGCTTGGGTATCGTCGTCGCCAGCGCGGCGCACGGTCATCATCCGTGTGA
- a CDS encoding DUF1559 domain-containing protein: MNSTRSTVTAHHQATRQKHGGFTLVELLVVIAIIGILIALLLPAVQAAREAARRSQCSNNLKQLGLALINHHDSMGAFPSGYQLARAPNGQYRYSGRWGAWSWNALVLPYIEQGTLSDQAKIVSQDLHTLLSDPNQRANIQMVIPTFRCPSDGNAPDLNDSSQRILKKSAAPPDAYGPTPGATSNYAGVHGTFWVYSDQTHVTPTNPKPKDPGGIFYAPSSIRMVDITDGTSQTIMVGERAWNALPDESNGDFAAVWCGTSDPNSINGATIRNTLGVTFTQINAPGGGLASGGFSSLHPSGAQFLFADGHVSFLSQTIDFNLLGSGDPTISTDPNSPLVNPISMMGTYQRLANRSDGLAIGSF; the protein is encoded by the coding sequence ATGAACTCTACTCGTTCGACAGTTACCGCTCACCACCAAGCGACGCGACAAAAACATGGTGGATTTACCCTTGTCGAGTTGCTCGTCGTGATTGCCATTATTGGCATCCTGATTGCGCTGCTACTGCCGGCCGTCCAGGCCGCGCGCGAAGCCGCCCGCCGCAGTCAGTGCTCGAACAACCTCAAGCAATTGGGGCTTGCGCTGATCAATCATCACGACAGCATGGGGGCTTTTCCGTCGGGCTACCAACTGGCCCGCGCGCCAAATGGGCAATATCGCTACTCAGGTCGGTGGGGCGCTTGGAGCTGGAACGCTTTGGTCCTGCCCTACATCGAGCAGGGGACATTGAGTGATCAGGCGAAGATCGTCTCGCAAGACCTGCACACTTTGCTTAGTGATCCGAATCAGCGAGCCAACATCCAGATGGTCATACCCACATTTCGCTGTCCCTCCGACGGCAACGCGCCCGATTTGAACGATTCATCACAGCGGATACTGAAAAAGTCGGCGGCGCCTCCCGACGCTTATGGCCCCACTCCCGGCGCTACATCGAACTACGCTGGCGTACATGGCACCTTTTGGGTGTATTCCGATCAAACGCATGTGACGCCGACGAACCCCAAGCCCAAAGACCCCGGCGGCATCTTCTACGCTCCCAGCAGCATTCGGATGGTCGACATCACCGACGGAACCAGTCAGACCATCATGGTGGGCGAACGCGCCTGGAACGCGCTCCCCGACGAATCGAATGGTGACTTCGCCGCAGTTTGGTGTGGCACCAGTGATCCCAACAGCATCAACGGCGCCACGATCCGGAACACACTTGGGGTCACCTTTACGCAGATCAATGCGCCCGGCGGTGGGCTCGCCTCGGGCGGCTTCAGCAGCCTGCATCCCAGCGGTGCGCAGTTCCTGTTTGCCGACGGCCATGTGTCGTTCCTTTCGCAAACGATTGACTTCAATCTCTTGGGAAGTGGCGATCCAACTATTAGCACTGACCCAAACAGTCCGCTTGTCAACCCGATCAGCATGATGGGGACTTATCAACGCTTGGCCAATCGTAGCGACGGCCTGGCCATTGGTTCTTTTTAG
- a CDS encoding XylR family transcriptional regulator — MSKKIPHVALLVETSRSYTRHLLRGVKRYMSEHGPWSVFLEMRSLDSRVPPWLRNWQGDGILCRSSGQQMIDAIAATGLPAVELRASKLGHKMPFVGVDNRALGQMVAEHLLERGFRNFGCYEIDIESFFEERRNNFVQTLGAQGFQCHCYKSRERSEQPSEWERQQAELTDWVKQLPKPVGIMACTDQLGFWLLDACNRAGIAVPEEIAVVGVEDDESLCEMATPPMSSVHFSSVRTGFEAAALLGRLMAGEAPPSEQLLIPPISITTRGSSDVVAIEDRVVAKALQVIRERAREGIRVDDLSVAVGISRSTLERRMRRLLGRSPQEEIMRVKLNHVREMLAETNLSLERVAQRAGFAHVQYMVELFRSRFDITPGQYRKKVRLPES, encoded by the coding sequence ATGTCCAAGAAGATTCCGCATGTGGCGCTGCTTGTCGAGACGTCGCGCAGCTATACCAGGCACCTGCTCCGCGGCGTCAAGCGCTACATGTCGGAACATGGTCCCTGGTCAGTGTTTCTCGAGATGCGCTCACTCGATTCGCGCGTTCCCCCTTGGCTCCGCAATTGGCAGGGAGACGGCATCCTGTGCCGCAGTTCGGGCCAGCAAATGATCGATGCCATCGCCGCCACGGGGTTGCCGGCCGTCGAGCTACGGGCATCTAAGTTGGGCCACAAAATGCCCTTCGTCGGAGTCGACAATCGGGCCCTCGGCCAAATGGTGGCCGAGCATCTTTTGGAGCGAGGATTCCGGAATTTCGGCTGCTACGAAATCGACATAGAGTCGTTCTTCGAGGAACGTCGCAATAATTTTGTGCAGACCCTGGGGGCCCAAGGCTTTCAATGTCATTGCTACAAGTCGCGCGAGCGCAGCGAGCAACCTTCGGAGTGGGAGCGGCAACAGGCCGAATTGACCGATTGGGTTAAGCAATTGCCCAAGCCGGTGGGCATCATGGCCTGCACAGATCAACTGGGATTCTGGCTGCTGGATGCCTGCAACAGGGCGGGGATTGCCGTGCCCGAGGAGATCGCCGTGGTGGGGGTGGAGGACGACGAATCGCTGTGTGAAATGGCTACGCCGCCGATGTCGAGTGTCCATTTTTCCTCGGTGCGGACCGGCTTCGAAGCGGCCGCGTTGCTGGGCCGACTAATGGCCGGAGAAGCTCCCCCCTCTGAGCAGTTGCTCATTCCGCCGATCAGCATTACCACGCGGGGTTCGTCGGACGTGGTGGCCATCGAAGATCGCGTGGTCGCCAAGGCGCTGCAGGTGATTCGCGAACGCGCGCGGGAAGGAATTCGGGTCGACGATTTAAGCGTAGCCGTGGGTATTTCGCGGAGCACCTTGGAACGTCGCATGCGCCGCCTGCTGGGCCGATCTCCGCAGGAGGAAATCATGCGCGTGAAGCTAAATCACGTCCGCGAGATGCTTGCCGAGACCAATTTGTCGCTGGAGCGTGTCGCCCAGCGCGCCGGGTTTGCTCACGTGCAATACATGGTGGAGCTATTCCGCAGCCGCTTCGACATCACCCCAGGCCAGTATCGTAAGAAAGTGCGCCTTCCGGAATCGTAA
- a CDS encoding DJ-1/PfpI family protein → MDQVLIIVGDAAETLDTLYPIYRLREEGIRPVVAAPTRRRYQMVMHEVSPGWTITREWEGYTIDADVAFADIDPEDYLGIYFSGGRAPEYLRYDVDLVRITRHFFAEGKPIACVCHGVEIPAYAGCVSGRRMATVPKCRFDLEVCGGTFVDAACVVDGNVVSGRTYHDHGDFIGPWIKLLRQARELAIRPVTANGSAPHFKTQRAHDASQAHQA, encoded by the coding sequence TTGGATCAAGTCTTGATCATCGTCGGTGATGCCGCCGAAACCCTCGACACGCTGTATCCGATCTATCGGCTGCGGGAAGAGGGCATTAGGCCAGTGGTGGCGGCCCCCACGCGCCGTCGGTATCAAATGGTGATGCACGAGGTAAGTCCCGGGTGGACGATCACGCGCGAGTGGGAAGGATACACGATCGACGCCGACGTGGCGTTTGCCGATATTGATCCCGAGGATTACCTGGGCATCTATTTCAGCGGCGGGCGTGCCCCTGAATATTTGCGCTACGATGTGGACCTGGTGCGCATCACGCGTCATTTTTTCGCCGAGGGCAAACCGATCGCTTGCGTGTGTCACGGCGTCGAGATTCCCGCCTATGCAGGCTGCGTCAGCGGTCGCCGCATGGCGACGGTGCCGAAGTGCCGATTCGATCTCGAAGTTTGCGGCGGCACGTTCGTCGATGCTGCCTGCGTAGTCGACGGTAACGTCGTCAGCGGTCGAACCTATCACGACCACGGCGACTTCATCGGCCCCTGGATCAAGCTGTTGCGACAGGCCCGCGAATTGGCCATCAGGCCGGTAACAGCAAACGGTTCTGCGCCGCACTTCAAAACTCAGCGGGCTCACGATGCCTCTCAAGCACACCAGGCGTAA